A stretch of Pseudomonas sp. CCC3.1 DNA encodes these proteins:
- a CDS encoding outer membrane protein assembly factor BamD, producing MQVRHLLLIAILALTAACSSTKEVVDENLSEVELYQQAQADLDNHSYTSATAKLKALESRYPFGRYADQAQLELIYANYKNSEPEAAKSAAERFIRLHPQHPNVDYAYYLKGLTSFDQDVGLLARFLPLDMTKRDPGAARDSYNEFAQLTSRFPNSRYAPDAKQRMIYLRNLLASYEIHVADYYLTRQAYVAAANRGRYVVENFQETPSVGDGLAVMVEAYQRMHLDQLAETSLEVLKTNYPNHPSLVDGQFVPQVSDADNRSWLSKATLGLIESSTPLPPGETRANMDIQKQYQDAKDAIPAELKPKDADGNIIEAPEAEGKSRSWFSYMTLGLFD from the coding sequence ATGCAAGTGAGACACCTGCTGCTGATCGCCATCCTCGCATTGACCGCCGCTTGCTCGTCGACAAAAGAAGTCGTTGACGAAAACTTGAGCGAAGTCGAGCTGTACCAGCAGGCGCAGGCCGACCTGGATAACCACAGCTATACCAGTGCTACCGCCAAACTGAAGGCTCTAGAGTCTCGCTATCCGTTTGGTCGCTATGCCGACCAGGCCCAGCTCGAACTGATCTACGCCAACTACAAGAACTCTGAACCAGAAGCTGCCAAGTCCGCAGCCGAACGTTTTATTCGCCTGCACCCGCAGCATCCAAACGTCGACTACGCCTACTACCTCAAGGGCCTGACCTCGTTTGACCAGGACGTTGGCCTGCTGGCGCGCTTCCTGCCGCTGGACATGACCAAGCGTGACCCTGGCGCTGCACGTGACTCGTACAACGAGTTCGCCCAGCTCACCAGCCGCTTCCCGAACAGCCGTTACGCACCTGATGCCAAGCAACGCATGATTTATCTGCGTAACCTGCTGGCTTCGTATGAAATCCACGTAGCCGATTACTACTTGACCCGTCAGGCTTATGTAGCAGCGGCCAACCGTGGTCGTTATGTGGTTGAAAACTTCCAGGAAACCCCTTCGGTCGGTGACGGCCTGGCGGTAATGGTTGAAGCCTACCAGCGCATGCACCTCGACCAGTTGGCCGAAACCAGCCTCGAAGTGTTGAAAACCAACTACCCGAACCACCCAAGCCTGGTTGACGGTCAGTTCGTGCCTCAGGTTTCCGATGCGGACAACCGCTCGTGGCTGAGCAAGGCCACCCTGGGCCTGATCGAATCCAGCACTCCGCTGCCACCGGGTGAAACCCGCGCCAACATGGACATCCAGAAGCAGTATCAGGATGCCAAAGATGCCATTCCGGCAGAGCTGAAGCCTAAAGATGCTGATGGCAACATCATCGAAGCACCTGAAGCAGAAGGCAAAAGCCGCTCCTGGTTCAGCTACATGACCTTGGGCCTGTTCGACTGA
- the rluD gene encoding 23S rRNA pseudouridine(1911/1915/1917) synthase RluD, with amino-acid sequence MSEKIQLREEVPSELGGQRLDQVAAQLFAEHSRSRLSAWIKDGRLTVDGAVIRPRDIVHGGAILELTAEQEAQGEWVAQDIPLDIVYEDDEILVINKPAGLVVHPAAGHADGTLLNALLHHVPDIVNVPRAGIVHRLDKDTTGLMVVAKTIQAQTQLVTQLQSRSVSRIYECIVIGVVTAGGKINAPIGRHGQQRQRMAVMEGGKQAVSHYRVLERFRSHTHVRVKLETGRTHQIRVHMSHINFPLVGDPAYGGRFRIPPAASVTMVESLKNFPRQALHARFLELDHPTTGKRMSWESPLPDDFVWLLTLLKQDREAFIG; translated from the coding sequence ATGTCCGAGAAAATTCAACTTCGCGAAGAGGTGCCGTCCGAACTGGGTGGCCAACGCCTCGATCAAGTCGCTGCACAATTATTCGCTGAGCACTCGCGCTCGCGCCTTTCCGCCTGGATCAAAGACGGCCGCCTGACAGTGGACGGAGCCGTCATCCGCCCCCGTGACATCGTGCACGGTGGTGCCATCCTGGAGCTGACTGCAGAGCAGGAAGCCCAGGGTGAATGGGTCGCCCAAGACATTCCCCTGGACATCGTTTACGAAGACGATGAAATCCTGGTGATCAACAAGCCCGCGGGTCTGGTGGTTCACCCGGCTGCCGGGCATGCTGACGGTACTTTGCTCAATGCCCTGCTGCACCACGTGCCGGACATCGTCAATGTTCCGCGTGCGGGGATCGTGCATCGCCTCGACAAAGACACCACTGGTCTGATGGTGGTCGCCAAGACCATCCAGGCGCAGACGCAACTGGTTACTCAGTTGCAGAGTCGCAGTGTCAGCCGGATCTATGAATGCATCGTTATCGGTGTCGTTACCGCCGGGGGCAAGATCAACGCGCCCATCGGCCGTCACGGCCAGCAACGCCAGCGCATGGCAGTAATGGAAGGCGGCAAGCAGGCGGTGAGTCATTACCGCGTGCTTGAGCGTTTCCGTTCCCACACCCATGTGCGGGTCAAGCTGGAAACCGGACGAACGCACCAGATTCGTGTGCACATGTCACACATTAACTTCCCGTTGGTCGGAGACCCTGCCTACGGCGGTCGCTTCCGTATCCCGCCGGCAGCCAGTGTGACCATGGTCGAATCCCTTAAAAACTTCCCGCGTCAGGCTCTGCACGCACGCTTCCTTGAGTTGGATCATCCGACGACCGGTAAGCGCATGAGCTGGGAATCGCCACTTCCGGACGATTTTGTCTGGTTGCTGACGTTACTTAAGCAAGACCGTGAGGCTTTCATCGGATGA
- the pgeF gene encoding peptidoglycan editing factor PgeF, with amino-acid sequence MNTFLIPDWPAPAGVRTCVTTRAGGVSLAPFDSFNLGDHVADDPVAVAHNRQRLTNIFDVQPAWLSQVHGVVVAPANPQHIAEADASWTATPGIACTVMTADCLPALFCDRAGTRVAAAHAGWRGLAAGVLEAAAQSLNVGPQDILVWLGPAIGPKAFEVGGEVRDVFIDDLPEAAAAFVPSVNEGRYMADIYELARLRLARFGITAVYGGGFCTVTDPRFFSYRRSPRTGRFASLIWIERTVS; translated from the coding sequence ATGAACACCTTCCTGATTCCTGACTGGCCAGCGCCGGCAGGCGTCAGGACCTGTGTGACCACCCGTGCGGGCGGCGTCAGTCTGGCGCCGTTCGACAGCTTCAATCTGGGCGATCATGTGGCCGACGACCCCGTCGCCGTTGCACATAACCGCCAACGTTTGACCAATATTTTTGACGTGCAACCCGCTTGGCTTAGCCAGGTTCACGGGGTTGTGGTCGCACCTGCCAATCCTCAACACATCGCCGAGGCTGACGCGAGCTGGACGGCAACGCCCGGCATTGCCTGCACGGTGATGACGGCCGACTGTTTGCCCGCGCTGTTCTGCGATCGCGCGGGCACCCGTGTCGCGGCTGCCCATGCCGGTTGGCGCGGGCTGGCGGCTGGCGTGCTTGAAGCCGCCGCGCAAAGCCTCAATGTTGGGCCTCAAGACATACTGGTCTGGCTTGGCCCGGCCATTGGCCCCAAGGCCTTTGAAGTCGGGGGCGAGGTACGGGATGTCTTTATAGACGATCTGCCCGAAGCGGCTGCGGCATTTGTTCCCAGCGTCAATGAAGGCCGTTATATGGCCGACATCTATGAGCTGGCACGCCTGCGCCTGGCCCGTTTCGGCATCACCGCTGTGTATGGCGGTGGCTTTTGCACGGTCACCGACCCGCGGTTCTTCTCCTACCGGCGCAGTCCTCGTACTGGCCGTTTTGCATCACTGATCTGGATTGAACGCACCGTCAGTTGA